DNA sequence from the Cyanobium sp. WAJ14-Wanaka genome:
TTCAAGGTGCCAAGCCCGAAAAGGGACTTTCAGGAATTTAGGCCAACCTGGAAGCGCATGCTGATATCGAGCCAGGCGCTGCGGGTGATCGGCGCACTGGTGGAGATCAAATCAATGCCGGTGGCGGCGTAGGAGCGCAGTTGCTCCGGCTGAATGCCGGAGGCCTCCAGCACCACGGAAGCTCCGCGCTGGCCAGCTAGGGCCCGCAACTGGGGCACCAGGGCCGATAGCAACTCGGGGCTGAATTCATCGAGGAGCACCCCATCGGCCCCGGCGGCTACGGCTGCCTCTGCCTCCGCAGCGGTTTCCACCTCCACAATCACCCGGGTCGGCCAAGGGGCCGCCGCCCGCACGGCGGCAATCGCCTGGCCCACCCCAGCAGCAGCCCAAGCCAAGTGGTTTTCCTTGAGCATGGCCGCGTCATCGAGGCCAAGGCGGTGGTTGAGGCCGCCGCCACAGCGCACGGCGTACTTTTCCAGCAGTCGTAAACCCGGGGTGGTCTTGCGGGTATCGACCAGCCGCACCCCCGTGCCCTCCAGCTGCTGCACCAGGGCGGCCGTGGCGGTGGCAATACCGGAAAGACGCATGGCCAGGTTGAGGGCGGTGCGCTCTCCAGCCACCAGGGCCGGCCCATCCCCCTCCAACTCCAACAGACAGGTGCCGGCGCACACCGCCTGGCCCTCAGCCACCAATAGCTGCACCCGCAACTGGGGATCCAGCAGCCCAAACAGCCGCTCCACCAGCGGGCCGCCACAAAAGATGCCGTCCGCCTTGGCTAGCCAATGGGCCTGGCCCCTGGAGCCCTTGAGGGCAGCTGCGCTGAGGTCGCCGCGGCCCAGGTCTTCGGCAAGCCACTGGCGCAGTTGGGGTTCAAGGCCAAACAACTCCCTCATCGCTGGCGGGCCAGGTAGCCAAGGGTGAGATCGGTGGGGTCGGTCTGCAGATAGAAGTAGCCCCGCCCGGAGGCCAAAACAATCGCCCGATAGTTGTAAGCCCTGCCTGCCGCATCCACCTCTCGGAGCTTGGCCAGGCAGTTCGGCGCCAGCTCCATGGTGCCGGTGTAGCCGACCACATCACTCTTGCCGCCATAGCTAGAGACGGCCTTGCCCCGCACCTGGCCGGCGTTCCAAACCTCCCGCTGGATAACCGCATTGGGCAGCCAACGGCCGGCCTCCAGGGAATTGCCGCGCTGCACGCTGATCACCAGACCATCCAGTTGCTTCCAGCCACAAGACACCTCGGACTGCTCCACGTACTGGGCGCTAAACACCACCCCCACCTCGGTGCCAATCGCCACCTTGGGCCGGCCGGTGCGATCGAGGGCCACCTGGAGGGGCCGGCGGCTGGAGCGCCCTACGGGCTTAATTGACAGCCAACAGCCGGGCATCGAGCTGTAGGTGGCGCCGTAGGTCTCCTCCTCAAAACCTTGACCAAGGCGGCTATAGCGCACCCCCTCGATGCGGCCTCCGGGCAGCCATTGCTCCTGGGCCAATTCCGCCAGGGGCTGTACTCCCTTTTGCCCCTCACCCATCAGCACATAGCGGCCCGGTTTGGGCAGGGGGCAGCTCTGGGACCCAGGGGCCTTGAGCTCGGCCGCCCCGGCAGGCAAGACCGCCAGCTGGGGCGCTACCAGCAGGACCAGGGGCAGGGGCAGGGGCAGGGGCAGGGGCAGGGGCAGGGGCAGGGCCACTAGGGAGCGAAATATCAGGCCAAACATGCGGCTTAGGGCTACTACAAATCGCCTTATAGCCCCGAATACCCCCCCATACCCACCGCAGCCCTACTTACCGATGCAGAAGCGGGAAAAGACCCGATCCAGCACCGCCTCACTCACCTCTTCTCCTGTGATTTCCCCGAGGCTGCGCACCGCTGCCCGCAGGTCGATGGTCCAGAAATCCCAGGGCAACTGCTGCTCCGCCGCCTCCAGGGAGCGGACCAAACTTTCGGCGGCGGCGGCGGCCAGATCCCGCTGGCGGGCATTGAGGGCCACCTGCAGGCCCTCCAGGGGCACGGCCCCACAGCGGCGCAACAGCTCCGTCACCAACGCTTCGCGCCCCTCGCCCGTCAGGGCACTGAACACCACATCTGCCCTGGCTGGCTGGTCAGCCCCAGGGCCTCCATGGGCCTGCCACTGGTCCAGCTTGTTGCCGGCCACCACCAGGGCCACGGCCTCCGGCACCTGCTCCAGCAGCTCCTGGTCGGCGGCGGTCCAGCCCTCCAGCAGATCAAACAGCAGCAGCACCGCATCGGCACTAGCCAAGGCCTGGCGACTGCGGTCAATGCCGAGTTGCTCAACCCGGTCGCTGGTGGGTCGGATCCCGGCGGTGTCCAGCAGGGTGAGGGGGACCCCCTCAAGCACCAATTCACTTTCGAGGAGATCGCGGGTGGTGCCGGGTAGGTCGGTGACGATTGCCCGCTCCCGCTGGCTGAGCAGGTTGAGCAGGCTGGATTTACCCACATTTGGGCGGCCCACAATCGCCACCCGCAGCCCCTGGCGCAGCAGCTCCCCCTGGCGGGCCTGCTGCACCAGCTCCAGCAGCTCCGAGCGCACCTCCACCAGGGCGGCCACCACCGCCGCCCCATCGAGGGGAGGCAGATCCTCCTCAAAATCCACCCGGGCCTCCAATTCGGCTAGCTGATCCAGCAGACGTTCGCGCTGGGCTGAAATTTGCTGCTGCAGGCCGCCATCAATTCCCGCCATCGCCAACTGGGCAGCCCGGCGGCTGCGGGAGCAAACCATTTCGCTGATCGCCTCCGCCCGGGTCAGGTCGAGGCGGCCATTGAGGAAGGCCCGCTGGCTGAATTCCCCCGGCAGGGCCCGCCGCGCCCCGGCCGCCAGCACCAACTCCAATACCCGCTGCACCGCCACCACACCGCCATGGCAATGGAGTTCCACCACGGTTTCGCGGGTGAAACTGCGGGGCGCCCGCATCAGCAGGAGCAGGGCCTCATCCACCCGCTCACCGCTGGCTGGATCCTGCACATGGCCATAGAGCACCCGATGGCTCTCCCACAACTGCTGACCCGGCGCCGCAAATAGCCGCTGGCCGATCTCCTCCGCCTGGGGGCCGGAGATCCTTACGATCGCCACACTGCCTTCCCCGGGTGCCACAGCAGTGGCAATCGCGGCAATCGTTTCGCTGACATTCATGGCCCCATTTCAGCGCCGCGCCAGCCATTTGCGCAGCAAGCTCCAGGGTTGGCGGCGGGAATTTTCTGCGGCTGCTACCCGTTCTTTGGCCTGCAGATAGTGCTGGGCGTGGGCCTGGCCAGCTCCCTGCTGGGGGGCTGGCTCTACTGGCAATGGCTGGAGTGGGCGCATCGCCGCCAAAAACCGCTCTAGCTGCCCTGCAAACCCGGGAAAACCATCAGGTCGATGTGGCCGCCTTCCGGATGGCGCCATTCGCGGAACTCCTCGGCCAGGGCCCGCTGCTCCCCCGCCAGGGAACTGGCCTGAAGGGATTGGAGCCGCTGGTGCACGAGATCCAGGGTGTTGTCGATCAGTTCGGCGGCTTGCTCGGAGGTCATGGCTGGGCTCCCGAAAGGATTGGTCCAGGTGTAGGCCCATTAGCTCCGGGCCGCTGTAGCGACGGGCACCCTCGGCCGGTTTCCCAAGGCTCAACCAATCCCACTGCGGCAAATATCGAGCACATCGGCCATCGAGGAGATCTGGTTGATGGTGGAGCTGAGTTGGCTGGCGCTGTCGAGCTCCACCCGCAGATCGATGCGGGCCGGCTTACCGGCGCTGGTACGCACCCGGGCATCACTGACGTTGATGCGGTGATCGGAGAGGCGGGTAAGGATGTCCTTGAGGACACCAACCCGATCAAGCACCTCGATCCGCAGCTGGACCGGATAGCGGCGGTGCTGGGCCGTGGCGGCCGGATTCCAATTAACCGGTAGGCGCCTTTCGGGCGGCACGGAAACGAGGTTGGCGCAGTCCTGGCGGTGAATCGTGATTCCGTGGTTGCCCAGGGCCACCGCCCCGAGGATGGCCTCCCCCGGCAGGGCGCTGCAACAGCCCCCCAGGCGGTAGTCGAGGCCCTCCAGGCCCAAAATCGGGCTGGCACCGCCGCTGCCCCCGGGCACGTGGAACTCCTGATGGCCGGCCCCATGGGCCGCACCCACGCCCGCAGCCACCTCCTCATTGCTGGGGGTAGGGGCCGAGGCCTCACTGGCCAGGCGAAGCTCTTCGCGCAGGCGGTTGAGCACCTGGTGCAGGGTTACCCCGCCAAAACCGAGGGCGGCGAGGAGGTCTTCGCTGGCCACCAGGTTGCAGCGCTTCGCCACCTTGGCCATGGCCTCGCCATGGAGCAGGGCATCAAAGCCATCACGGCCCAATTCCCGCTCCAACATCTCCATGCCGCGGCTGATGTTCTCGTCGCGGTGGCTGCGTTTGTACCAGTGGCGAATCCGATTACGGGCCGTGGGTGTGGCCACAAAATTGAGCCAATCGAGGCTGGGATGGGCCGCCTTGGAGGTCAACACCTGCACAAAGTCTCCGTTCTGGAGGGGGGTGGCGAGGGGGCAAAGCCGGTCGTTGATTCGCACCCCCTGGCAGTGGTTGCCTATCTCGGAATGGATCCGGTAGGCAAAATCCACGGCCGTTGATCCCTTGCGCAGGCCCACCACATCGCCATTGGGGGTAAATACAAACACCTCCTCATCGAAGAGGTCCTCCTTGATCGAGGCGAGGTAGTCGCTGCTGTCGGTGCCCCCATCGTCTTTTTGCCAATCCACCAGCTGCCGCAGCCAGTTGAAGCGTTCGGTGTCGCCGGCGGCGGCAGGGGAGCCCCCTTCCTTGTATTTCCAGTGGGCGGCGATGCCGTATTCGGCCACCTGGTGCATGTCGGCGGTGCGGATCTGCACCTCAATTGGCCGGTGTCGGCCAATCACGGCGGTGTGCAACGACTGGTAGCCGTTTGGCTTGGGCAGACCGATGTAATCCTTGAAGCGTCCTGGGATCGGCCTGAAGGTGTCATGTACCACGGCCAAGGCCCGATAACAGCCCTCAAGGTTGGGGCAAATGATCCTCAGGGCCGCCACATCGAAGATCTCGTGGAAGGCCTTCTGCTGGCGCTGCATCTTGCTCCAGATGCCATAGAGGTGCTTGGGCCTGCCACTTACATCCACACCCTCCAGGCCCACTGCCGCCAGCCGATCCCTGAGCAATTGCACGGTGACGCCTAGGCGTTCTTCCCGCTCACTGCGCTTGGTGGCCACCTGCTGTTGCACATCCCTAAAGGCCTCGGGCTCCAGAATCTTGAAGGCCAAATCCTCCAGCTCCCACTTGAGCCGGCCAATGCCCAAGCGATTCGCCAAAGGGGCATAGATCTCCCGGGTTTCCCGGGCGATGCGCAGCTGCTTTTCGGGTTTGAGCGCCCCCAGGGTGCGCATGTTGTGGAGACGATCGGCCAGCTTCACCAGCACCACCCGGATATCGCTGGCCATGGCCAGGAACATGCGCCGCAGATTTTCGGCCTGGGCCTCGGTGTGGTTGGTGAAATGGATGCCGCCCAGCTTGGTGACGCCCTCGACCAGGGCCCTGACCTCGGCGCCGAAGTGATCTTCAATTTCGTCGGCGGTGACACCGGTGTCCTCGACCACGTCGTGGAGGAAGCCCGCCGCAATCACCCCGGCGCTGGCTCCGATGTCGCGCAGCAGGTCTGCAACGGCAATGGGATGGATGATGTAGGGCTCGCCAGTGGCCCGGAACTGGCCCTGATGCAGCTGGAAGGCGAAATCAAAAGCCGCTGCCAGCAGGGCTTCTGAATCGATGGGGCAACTCTCGCCGCTACCCGGCGGCACATGTTCGATGCAGCGCTGAAGCCACTCGGGCAGGGCCACTTCGTAGTCGGCGGGCGACTGAATCAGGCGCCGTTTCAGCGGGGCTGCCACCAGCTCCGCTGGCTCCAAATCGGGAACCGGCCTGAGCATCCCAACCAACGGACTGGTTGTAATCGTATGTAGTCGCCGCCACAAACACAGTGATGTGCTGGTCTGCGGATCCAAACTGGCCTAATCCAAGTGGGCCTGCTCCAAGCTGGGCTTATGGCGAGGCCAGTTCTACAAATTGACAATTTGCTGGTGCGCTACCCCCAGGCAGAGCGCGCCACCTTGGCAGGCCTCAGCTTGGAACTGGAGCCCGGCCAACGGCTGGCCCTGGTGGGCCCCTCCGGCTGCGGCAAAAGCACGGTGGCCAGGGCCGTGCTGCAGCTATTACCCCCCGGCAGCAGCTGCACGGGCCAGCTGGAGCTGGGCGGCCATGACCCACGCGAAATGCGGGGCCCAGCCCTACGGGCCCTGCGGGGGGAAGCGGTGGGACTGGTCTTCCAGGACCCGATGACCCGGCTCAACCCCCTCCTCACCATTGGCGACCACCTGGGAGACACCCTCAGGGCCCATCGGCCCCAATGGCACCGGGACGAACTGCGCCGCCAAAGCGAGGCCCTGCTCGAGAGGGTGGGCATCAACCCCAAGCGCTACGGCAGCTATCCCCATGAATTCAGTGGGGGCATGCGCCAGCGCCTGGCGATTGCCCTGGCGATTGCCCTGGAGCCCGCCCTGGTGATTGCCGATGAGCCCACCACCAGCCTTGATGTGGCGGTGGCGGCCCAGGTGATGGCCGCCCTGAAGGAGCTCTGCGAGGAGGCCGGCAGTGCCCTGCTGCTGATCAGCCACGACCTGGCCCTGGCGGGGCGCTGGTGCGATCAAATCGCCGTGCTGGACCAGGGCCGGCTGGTGGAGCAGGGGGCCTCCCAGGAACTGCTCAGCTCGCCCCAATTCCCCCTGACCCAACGGCTGGTGGCCAAGGCCCGGGCCCGGGAAGGCGGCGAAGCCAGGCCAAAGGAGCCCAGCCCCCTGCTGCTGGAGATCGAGGCGCTGCGCTGCTGGCATCCCTTGCCCTCAGCCCCCTGGCAACAAAACTGGCTCAAGGCGGTGGATGGGGTGAACCTGCAGCTGCACCGCGGCGAAACCGTGGGCTTGGTGGGGGCCTCCGGTTGCGGCAAGAGCACCCTCTGCCGGGCCCTAATGGAACTGGCTCCGGTAAGGGGCGGCCGGATCAAGCTGCAGGGCCAAGACCTCGGCCAGCTGCGGGGCAAGGCCAGGCGCCAGGCCAGGCGGCAAATCCAGATGGTGTTCCAGGACCCCCTGGCCTGCCTCAATCCCCAGATGGTCGTGGGGGAGGCGATCGGCGATCCGCTCCTAATCCATGGCCTGACCACGGCCAGCCGGGCACGCGACCAGGCCCGCCAATGGTTGGAGGCCGTTGGGCTCTCACCGGCAGAGGCCTTTGAATCCCGATTGCCCCGCCAGCTCTCCGGCGGCCAGCAACAACGGGTGGCCATCGCCCGGGCCCTAATTCTCCAGCCCCAGGTACTGCTCTGCGATGAGAGCGTGAGCATGCTCGACGCGGAGGTTCAGGCCGATGTACTGACGCTGCTGCGGGATCTGCAGGAGCGGATGGGCCTGGGGATGCTGTTTGTGACCCACGACCTCTCCGTGGCCAGCGGCTTCTGCCATCGGGTGCTCGTGCTCGATGGCGGCAAGGTCGTGGAGGAGGGCCCCGGCTCCAGGCTGCTGCGCGATCCCCAGGCGGCGATCACCAAAAGCCTGGTGGCGGCCTGTCCGCGGCTGCCAGCCCTGGCCCAGACCTAGCGCCGCCTGAGCACGGCCAGCAATCGCTCAAACATCTCGGGCAGGGGGGCCTCAAACTTCAGGCGCTCCCCCGTGATCGGATGGTCCAGCCCCAGTTGCACAGCATGCAGGGCCTGGCCGGGCAGGGCCATCGGCAACTTGCGACAACGGCTGTAGGTCAGATCGCCCACGATTGGATGGCCCAGGTGGGCGCAATGCACCCGGATTTGGTGGGTGCGGCCGGTGTCGAGTTTGAAGCGCAGCAGGGAGTAGTCGCCTAGGCGCTCCACCAGCCGCCAGTGGGTGCAGGCATGGCGCCCCCCCTCGCTGACCACCGCATATTTCTTGCGGTCGATCGGATGGCGGCCGATGTCGGCTATCACCGTGCCCTCATCGGCACTGGGCACCCCGTGGATCACCGCCAAATACTGGCGGGAGGCGATGCGCTTTTGGATCTGCACCTGGAGCTTGACCAGGGCTTCCTGGCTCTTGGCCACCACGATGCAACCGGTGGTGTCCTTATCGAGGCGATGCACAATGCCCGGCCTCATTTCGCCACCAATGCCCGGCAGGTCGGGGCAGTGGTGCAGGAGGCCATTGACCAAGGTGCCATTGCGATTGCCGGGGGCCGGATGCACCGTGAGCCCGGCGGGCTTATTGAGCACGATTAGGTGGTCGTCCTCGAAGAGGACATCGAGCGGCATCGCCTCTGGCTTGAGATACTCCAGGGGTTCGGGGGGAGGCATCCACAGCTCAACGCTGTCGCCCTGGCGCAGGGGTGTTTTGGCGCGACCGGTGATCCCGTTGACCCGCACGTAGCCGGCATCAATGAATTTCTGGATCCGGGCCCGGCTCTGCTCCGGCCGTTGGGCCACCAGCCAGCGGTCAAGCCGCATCGGTAGGGGCTTGGGGTATTCGAGGCCGAGCAGTTCGCCTTCGCCCTCGCCAAAGGCACTCACGGCAACTCGAGGGCCATCGGACCCAGGAAGGCGCGGCGATAGTCGTCGAGGAGCTTGGTGGCCATGCGCACGGTGTCGCCGCTGGTGTGCTTTTCAGCCACCGCCGCCAGCCAGTTCTGGGCATCGGGGGCCCCATTTGGCAGGGCTGCCACCGCCAGGCCATAGCGCTTCTCCAGCAGGCCAGCTGCCACCCCGGCGGCCGGTATCGCCTCCAGAATTGCCAGGAGCTGCACAAAGGCCTGGGCCACGGCCTCGCTGTCGTAGGCGGCCTGGCCAATGTCGTCGCAGAGGGCCAGGCGCAGGGCGGCCTGCTGATCATCCAGCCGGGGTGGCAACACCCCAGGGGCATCGAGCAGGTCGAGGTCCTGGCCCAGGCGCACCCAGCGCAGGCTGCGGGTAACGCCGGCGCGGCGGGCACTGTCCACCACCTTTTGGCGCACCAGGCGATTGATCAGAGCCGACTTACCCACATTCGGGAAGCCCAGCATCAGCGCCCTAACCGGCCGCGGTTTCATGCCCCTGCCGGCGCGACGCGCATTGAGGGCCGCCCCGGAGCGAATTGCGGCCTGCTGCAGCTGCTTAACGCCCGTGCCGACCTTGGCATCACACCAGCAGGGCTTGATCCCATCGGCGCGAAACCAGGCATCCCAGGCCGCCCGGGCGGCCGTTGGCACCATGTCGAGGCGGTTGAGCACCAGGATGTGCTGCTTGCCTTCGATCCAGCGCTGGAGCCGGGGGTGGCCGGTGGAGCGGGGGATGCGGGCGTCGCGCACCTCGATCACCAGGTCCACCTTGGCCAGGTGGGCACTGAGGGCCTTCTCCGCCTTGGCGATATGGCCCGGGTACCACTGAATCGCTGGAGCAGCGGCACTGAGCAGGTCGCTCACGGCACCACCAAAACGGGGCAGGGGGCCAACTGGATCACCCTGGCGGCCGTGCTCTGGTGATCGTTTTCCAGGCTGATGCCGCGGGTGCCCATCACGATCACATCGGCATTGATTTCATCGGCCACATCACCAATCACAAAGGCGGGTTTGCCCTCCCGCTCAAGCACCTGACAGGGCACCCCGGCCCCTTCAAAGCTGGCCTTGGCCTCGGCCAGAAAACGGGCCACCTCGTCGGGATCGTCCTGGCCGGGCTCGACCACTGAAAGCAACACCAGGTCGCTGCTGTGCTGCTGCACCAGCTGGAGGGCCACCGCAGCCGTTTCCCGGGCCTGGCGGCTGCGATCAATGGGGAACAAAACGGTGGCAAACATCTTGTAAAGGCAAAACCAGTGGCGAAGCGGGAATTTGGGGAAAACCGAAGCCAGGGGGCTAGCCTCCCCCGGCAATTCCGTTACTCCTGCAGCCCCATGGCGAAGCGTTCCCTGGCCAGCCTGACAGCCGATGACCTCCGTGGAAAGCGGGTGCTGGTTCGGGTCGACTTCAACGTACCGCTCAACGACTCCGGCGCCATCACCGACGACACCCGCATTCGGGCAGCCCTGCCCACGATCAACCACCTCACGGCCCATGGCGCCAAGGTGATTCTGGCCGCCCACTTCGGCCGTCCCAAGGGTCAGGTGAATGAGTCGATGCGGCTCACCCCCGTGGCAGCCCGCCTGGCTGAACTGCTCGGCAAAACCGTGGTCAAAACCGACAGCTGCATTGGCCCCGACGCCGAAGCAAAAGTGGCTGCCATGGCCGGCGGTGATGTGGTGCTACTGGAAAACGTGCGCTTCTTCGCTGAAGAAGAAAAGAACGACGCCGGCTTTGCCCAGAAACTGGCAGCCCTGGCCGATATCTATGTGAACGACGCCTTCGGCGCCGCCCACCGGGCCCACGCCTCCACCGAAGGTGTGACCAAATTCCTCAGCCCCAGCGTCGCTGGCACCCTGATGGAAAAGGAACTGCAGTACCTGCAGGGCGCCATCGATGAGCCCAAGCGCCCCCTGGCTGCAATCGTGGGCGGCTCCAAGGTGAGCTCCAAGATCGGCGTGCTCGAAGCCCTGATCGACAAGTGCGACAAGGTGCTGATCGGCGGCGGCATGATCTTCACCTTCTACAAGGCCAGGGGCCTGGCGGTGGGCAAGAGCCTGGTGGAAGAGGACAAGCTCGAGCTGGCCAAGGAACTGGAAGCCAAGGCTGCCGCCAAGGGTGTGCAGCTGCTGCTGCCCAGCGATGTGGTGCTAGCTGACAACTTCGCCCCCGATGCCAACAGCCAAACCACCAGCATCGACGCCATCCCCGATGGCTGGATGGGCCTAGACATCGGCCCCGATTCGCTCAAGGCCTTCCAGGAGGCCCTGGCCGATTGCAAGACCGTGATCTGGAACGGCCCGATGGGCGTGTTCGAGTTCGACAAATTTGCCGCTGGCACCAACGGCATTGCCCACACCCTCGCCGATCTCAGCGCCAAGGGCTGCTGCACGATAATCGGCGGCGGCGACTCGGTCGCAGCCGTTGAGAAGGTGGGCGTGGCCGAGAAGATGTCGCACATCTCCACCGGCGGTGGCGCCAGCCTCGAACTGCTGGAAGGCAAGGTGCTGCCCGGCGTGGCCGCCCTAGATGAGGCCTAGTTTCCAGGCCTAGGCCCGGTAACTAGGGATTAAGGGCATCCCTATCGGCCACCACCCGCACCCGCTTGGTGGCCGTCACGATTCCCTTGGGATGGACCAGCAGCACGGCCCAGGTTTGGGAACCTGGGCTAAGGGGCGCTTGCACGGTTTTAAACAGGCCGCCGCCACCCAGGGCCCCCAGGGGCAGGGACGGACTGGCCATGGTGGTCACCATCTGGTCGCTGATCGCTGCCAGGC
Encoded proteins:
- a CDS encoding phosphoglycerate kinase encodes the protein MAKRSLASLTADDLRGKRVLVRVDFNVPLNDSGAITDDTRIRAALPTINHLTAHGAKVILAAHFGRPKGQVNESMRLTPVAARLAELLGKTVVKTDSCIGPDAEAKVAAMAGGDVVLLENVRFFAEEEKNDAGFAQKLAALADIYVNDAFGAAHRAHASTEGVTKFLSPSVAGTLMEKELQYLQGAIDEPKRPLAAIVGGSKVSSKIGVLEALIDKCDKVLIGGGMIFTFYKARGLAVGKSLVEEDKLELAKELEAKAAAKGVQLLLPSDVVLADNFAPDANSQTTSIDAIPDGWMGLDIGPDSLKAFQEALADCKTVIWNGPMGVFEFDKFAAGTNGIAHTLADLSAKGCCTIIGGGDSVAAVEKVGVAEKMSHISTGGGASLELLEGKVLPGVAALDEA
- a CDS encoding universal stress protein, translating into MFATVLFPIDRSRQARETAAVALQLVQQHSSDLVLLSVVEPGQDDPDEVARFLAEAKASFEGAGVPCQVLEREGKPAFVIGDVADEINADVIVMGTRGISLENDHQSTAARVIQLAPCPVLVVP
- the mnmE gene encoding tRNA uridine-5-carboxymethylaminomethyl(34) synthesis GTPase MnmE, translating into MNVSETIAAIATAVAPGEGSVAIVRISGPQAEEIGQRLFAAPGQQLWESHRVLYGHVQDPASGERVDEALLLLMRAPRSFTRETVVELHCHGGVVAVQRVLELVLAAGARRALPGEFSQRAFLNGRLDLTRAEAISEMVCSRSRRAAQLAMAGIDGGLQQQISAQRERLLDQLAELEARVDFEEDLPPLDGAAVVAALVEVRSELLELVQQARQGELLRQGLRVAIVGRPNVGKSSLLNLLSQRERAIVTDLPGTTRDLLESELVLEGVPLTLLDTAGIRPTSDRVEQLGIDRSRQALASADAVLLLFDLLEGWTAADQELLEQVPEAVALVVAGNKLDQWQAHGGPGADQPARADVVFSALTGEGREALVTELLRRCGAVPLEGLQVALNARQRDLAAAAAESLVRSLEAAEQQLPWDFWTIDLRAAVRSLGEITGEEVSEAVLDRVFSRFCIGK
- the nadC gene encoding carboxylating nicotinate-nucleotide diphosphorylase, yielding MRELFGLEPQLRQWLAEDLGRGDLSAAALKGSRGQAHWLAKADGIFCGGPLVERLFGLLDPQLRVQLLVAEGQAVCAGTCLLELEGDGPALVAGERTALNLAMRLSGIATATAALVQQLEGTGVRLVDTRKTTPGLRLLEKYAVRCGGGLNHRLGLDDAAMLKENHLAWAAAGVGQAIAAVRAAAPWPTRVIVEVETAAEAEAAVAAGADGVLLDEFSPELLSALVPQLRALAGQRGASVVLEASGIQPEQLRSYAATGIDLISTSAPITRSAWLDISMRFQVGLNS
- a CDS encoding bifunctional (p)ppGpp synthetase/guanosine-3',5'-bis(diphosphate) 3'-pyrophosphohydrolase, which produces MLRPVPDLEPAELVAAPLKRRLIQSPADYEVALPEWLQRCIEHVPPGSGESCPIDSEALLAAAFDFAFQLHQGQFRATGEPYIIHPIAVADLLRDIGASAGVIAAGFLHDVVEDTGVTADEIEDHFGAEVRALVEGVTKLGGIHFTNHTEAQAENLRRMFLAMASDIRVVLVKLADRLHNMRTLGALKPEKQLRIARETREIYAPLANRLGIGRLKWELEDLAFKILEPEAFRDVQQQVATKRSEREERLGVTVQLLRDRLAAVGLEGVDVSGRPKHLYGIWSKMQRQQKAFHEIFDVAALRIICPNLEGCYRALAVVHDTFRPIPGRFKDYIGLPKPNGYQSLHTAVIGRHRPIEVQIRTADMHQVAEYGIAAHWKYKEGGSPAAAGDTERFNWLRQLVDWQKDDGGTDSSDYLASIKEDLFDEEVFVFTPNGDVVGLRKGSTAVDFAYRIHSEIGNHCQGVRINDRLCPLATPLQNGDFVQVLTSKAAHPSLDWLNFVATPTARNRIRHWYKRSHRDENISRGMEMLERELGRDGFDALLHGEAMAKVAKRCNLVASEDLLAALGFGGVTLHQVLNRLREELRLASEASAPTPSNEEVAAGVGAAHGAGHQEFHVPGGSGGASPILGLEGLDYRLGGCCSALPGEAILGAVALGNHGITIHRQDCANLVSVPPERRLPVNWNPAATAQHRRYPVQLRIEVLDRVGVLKDILTRLSDHRINVSDARVRTSAGKPARIDLRVELDSASQLSSTINQISSMADVLDICRSGIG
- the ylqF gene encoding ribosome biogenesis GTPase YlqF, whose translation is MSDLLSAAAPAIQWYPGHIAKAEKALSAHLAKVDLVIEVRDARIPRSTGHPRLQRWIEGKQHILVLNRLDMVPTAARAAWDAWFRADGIKPCWCDAKVGTGVKQLQQAAIRSGAALNARRAGRGMKPRPVRALMLGFPNVGKSALINRLVRQKVVDSARRAGVTRSLRWVRLGQDLDLLDAPGVLPPRLDDQQAALRLALCDDIGQAAYDSEAVAQAFVQLLAILEAIPAAGVAAGLLEKRYGLAVAALPNGAPDAQNWLAAVAEKHTSGDTVRMATKLLDDYRRAFLGPMALELP
- a CDS encoding RluA family pseudouridine synthase, translating into MSAFGEGEGELLGLEYPKPLPMRLDRWLVAQRPEQSRARIQKFIDAGYVRVNGITGRAKTPLRQGDSVELWMPPPEPLEYLKPEAMPLDVLFEDDHLIVLNKPAGLTVHPAPGNRNGTLVNGLLHHCPDLPGIGGEMRPGIVHRLDKDTTGCIVVAKSQEALVKLQVQIQKRIASRQYLAVIHGVPSADEGTVIADIGRHPIDRKKYAVVSEGGRHACTHWRLVERLGDYSLLRFKLDTGRTHQIRVHCAHLGHPIVGDLTYSRCRKLPMALPGQALHAVQLGLDHPITGERLKFEAPLPEMFERLLAVLRRR
- a CDS encoding ABC transporter ATP-binding protein, with the translated sequence MARPVLQIDNLLVRYPQAERATLAGLSLELEPGQRLALVGPSGCGKSTVARAVLQLLPPGSSCTGQLELGGHDPREMRGPALRALRGEAVGLVFQDPMTRLNPLLTIGDHLGDTLRAHRPQWHRDELRRQSEALLERVGINPKRYGSYPHEFSGGMRQRLAIALAIALEPALVIADEPTTSLDVAVAAQVMAALKELCEEAGSALLLISHDLALAGRWCDQIAVLDQGRLVEQGASQELLSSPQFPLTQRLVAKARAREGGEARPKEPSPLLLEIEALRCWHPLPSAPWQQNWLKAVDGVNLQLHRGETVGLVGASGCGKSTLCRALMELAPVRGGRIKLQGQDLGQLRGKARRQARRQIQMVFQDPLACLNPQMVVGEAIGDPLLIHGLTTASRARDQARQWLEAVGLSPAEAFESRLPRQLSGGQQQRVAIARALILQPQVLLCDESVSMLDAEVQADVLTLLRDLQERMGLGMLFVTHDLSVASGFCHRVLVLDGGKVVEEGPGSRLLRDPQAAITKSLVAACPRLPALAQT